The Niallia alba genome includes a window with the following:
- a CDS encoding CoxG family protein, with protein sequence MPSKKHSIIVRANAKKVWDFVRSMNNWAPLVPGYINHHIINEKVSTWEFKIDMGLFKKKVEMKVTIIEWKEPSQVTFQLQGINDHFDGNGYFMVEEKDANHTRMTGFLEINSTGTFPTVTNNLMQPKLEEIAEELTIAVSKAIEGL encoded by the coding sequence TCGTCCGTGCAAATGCGAAAAAAGTATGGGATTTTGTTCGCTCCATGAATAACTGGGCTCCATTAGTGCCTGGGTATATTAATCATCACATTATCAACGAAAAGGTTTCAACTTGGGAGTTTAAAATTGATATGGGACTCTTTAAGAAAAAAGTAGAGATGAAAGTAACCATAATAGAATGGAAAGAACCTTCCCAAGTTACCTTTCAGCTGCAAGGGATCAATGATCATTTTGATGGGAATGGCTATTTTATGGTTGAAGAAAAAGATGCGAATCATACAAGAATGACTGGTTTTTTAGAGATTAACTCTACAGGTACTTTTCCAACTGTCACCAATAACCTCATGCAACCTAAATTAGAGGAAATAGCAGAAGAATTAACAATAGCAGTAAGTAAAGCAATAGAGGGTTTATGA
- a CDS encoding chromate transporter, with protein sequence MEKAKQSKKSKTFLEILLISTKLGFTSFGGPIAHLGYFHDEYVRRRKWLDEKSYADLVALCQFLPGPASSQVGIGIGIIRGGLIGGIISFLGFTLPSVIGLIIFASLIEGLDIENAGWIHGLKMVAVAIVAHAILGMAKNLTPDLQRKTIALFALVITLLWQSVFSQIGVIILASVIGHFLYKQQSIEQSHEYISFPISKKFASFCLGLFFVLLFLLPVIREIFAYPWIAMFDSFYRSGSLVFGGGHVVLPLLEREFVPSEWLSEEAFLAGYGATQAVPGPLFTFAAYIGTVINGWGGGIFATFAIFLPAFLLIIGVLPFWNTLCKNAKIQSALLGVNAAVVGILISAFYHPIWTSSILNATDFAFAAVLFSMLVYWKSPPWIIVITGAIGGMLISYFQL encoded by the coding sequence TTGGAGAAAGCAAAACAGTCGAAGAAAAGTAAAACTTTTTTAGAAATTTTACTTATTTCCACAAAGTTAGGGTTTACCTCATTTGGCGGTCCCATAGCTCATTTAGGTTATTTTCATGATGAATATGTCCGTCGTAGGAAATGGTTAGATGAAAAAAGCTATGCCGATTTAGTAGCTCTTTGCCAATTTCTCCCTGGTCCTGCCAGCAGTCAAGTAGGAATAGGGATAGGAATTATTCGGGGAGGACTGATTGGCGGAATTATCTCCTTTTTAGGATTTACACTTCCATCCGTGATTGGATTAATAATATTTGCAAGTTTGATAGAAGGTTTAGATATAGAAAATGCTGGTTGGATTCATGGCCTTAAAATGGTCGCAGTTGCTATTGTTGCCCATGCAATACTCGGTATGGCGAAGAATTTAACACCCGACTTGCAAAGAAAGACGATAGCACTCTTCGCATTAGTAATCACATTATTATGGCAAAGTGTCTTTTCGCAAATAGGGGTTATTATACTAGCATCTGTAATCGGTCATTTCCTATATAAGCAACAATCGATCGAACAAAGTCATGAATATATTTCCTTTCCCATTTCAAAAAAATTTGCTAGTTTTTGTTTAGGATTATTTTTTGTTCTTTTATTCCTATTACCAGTTATTCGTGAGATATTTGCTTACCCGTGGATCGCAATGTTTGATAGTTTTTACCGATCTGGCTCTCTTGTTTTTGGAGGAGGACATGTAGTATTACCTCTATTAGAGCGTGAATTTGTTCCAAGTGAATGGCTAAGTGAAGAAGCGTTTCTTGCAGGATACGGTGCAACCCAAGCTGTTCCAGGTCCATTATTTACATTCGCCGCATATATCGGAACAGTCATTAATGGATGGGGTGGGGGAATCTTTGCGACATTTGCGATATTTTTGCCCGCTTTTCTATTAATTATCGGGGTGCTTCCATTTTGGAACACTTTATGCAAGAATGCTAAGATTCAAAGTGCTTTATTGGGAGTAAACGCTGCTGTTGTTGGGATTTTGATTTCTGCATTTTATCATCCCATATGGACTAGTAGTATTTTAAATGCAACAGATTTTGCCTTTGCTGCTGTTTTGTTTTCGATGCTAGTCTATTGGAAATCGCCACCATGGATAATCGTTATTACGGGAGCCATTGGAGGAATGTTGATTTCTTATTTCCAACTTTAA